The bacterium genome window below encodes:
- a CDS encoding sugar phosphate isomerase/epimerase gives MKISQVAAQLYTLRDYLKTPADIAVTLKKVREIGYEAVQVSGMGPIDEAELNRILEGEGLICCATHEDGNKIINETGRVIERLQKLNCHYTAYPWPAGIDFTKLENVLDLATKLDAAGKKMRKAGQVLTYHNHAIELMAVEGKTALDWIYETSGKKNLQGEIDTFWIQNGGCDPVAWCKKLKNRLPLIHLKDYTVIEHKPSFAAVGQGNLNMPAIVKAAEKAGCKWFIVEQDDCYGRDPFGNLALSYTYLKGLADQDEAGLST, from the coding sequence ATGAAAATTAGTCAAGTAGCCGCACAATTGTACACACTTCGAGATTATCTTAAGACCCCCGCTGACATTGCCGTGACCTTGAAGAAGGTTCGTGAGATTGGGTATGAAGCTGTTCAGGTTTCGGGAATGGGCCCCATCGATGAAGCCGAACTCAATCGGATTTTGGAGGGTGAGGGGCTGATTTGCTGTGCCACCCATGAGGATGGCAATAAAATCATCAATGAAACTGGTCGGGTGATTGAGCGTTTGCAGAAGCTGAACTGCCATTACACGGCCTATCCCTGGCCGGCAGGCATAGATTTTACAAAACTTGAAAACGTTTTAGATCTGGCGACCAAGCTGGACGCCGCCGGGAAGAAGATGCGTAAGGCGGGGCAGGTGCTCACCTATCATAACCACGCCATCGAATTGATGGCGGTGGAGGGCAAGACGGCCTTGGATTGGATCTATGAGACAAGTGGTAAGAAGAATCTTCAGGGTGAAATTGACACCTTCTGGATTCAGAACGGTGGCTGCGACCCTGTGGCCTGGTGCAAAAAGCTCAAAAACCGGCTGCCCCTGATTCACCTCAAGGACTATACTGTGATTGAACATAAGCCCAGCTTCGCCGCCGTCGGGCAGGGTAACCTCAATATGCCGGCAATCGTCAAGGCCGCCGAAAAGGCTGGTTGCAAATGGTTTATCGTTGAGCAGGACGACTGTTATGGGCGTGATCCATTCGGCAATTTGGCGCTGAGCTATACGTATCTCAAGGGCTTAGCCGACCAGGATGAGGCCGGACTCTCTACCTGA
- the waaF gene encoding lipopolysaccharide heptosyltransferase II, translating into MPVSPESVTNESSDGTPRLLVVSLSWLGDCVMAMPAMAAFRKRLPHAHITILAKPSVATLWTLFPGIDGVIPLQKGFGGMRETIRLVKAGRFDFAYILPNSFRSALIPWLAGIPGRRGRSGQGRRLMLTESVQLSESALRGHQSLEIAEIMHIPPNCLESPPFLVVPKAEHEKALLRLPGNRPCVAFFPGASYGPAKRWPADRFAVLGRKLVAEQGCSVLVLGSKADRSICDEVAVGIGGGAMNLAGETELTELTALLGLCRVVVANDSGGMHLAAGLGVGVVGIFGVTDPAKTAPVGSRSRVLCAEGVSRSRDIARDSLEARTAMESIAVETVYQAVLSQWPVGSGQWPVGSEQRAESSEQWAVSSDTHSSEQ; encoded by the coding sequence ATGCCTGTATCGCCCGAATCTGTTACAAATGAGTCGTCTGATGGGACTCCCCGGTTGCTGGTTGTAAGCTTGAGTTGGTTGGGTGATTGCGTGATGGCCATGCCGGCGATGGCGGCCTTTCGCAAGCGTCTGCCACATGCCCATATTACCATCCTTGCCAAGCCCTCTGTGGCAACACTCTGGACTTTATTCCCCGGAATTGACGGGGTGATCCCGCTGCAAAAGGGGTTTGGCGGAATGCGGGAGACCATCCGGCTGGTGAAGGCGGGACGCTTTGATTTTGCCTATATTCTCCCCAATTCTTTCAGATCAGCTTTGATTCCCTGGCTGGCGGGGATTCCTGGCCGGCGGGGCCGGTCCGGGCAGGGGCGGCGCTTGATGTTGACTGAGTCGGTGCAATTATCCGAGTCAGCGCTGCGTGGCCATCAATCGTTGGAAATTGCAGAGATCATGCATATTCCGCCCAATTGTTTAGAGTCACCCCCTTTTCTGGTTGTTCCCAAAGCTGAACATGAAAAGGCGCTTCTGCGGCTTCCGGGCAACCGGCCTTGCGTTGCATTTTTCCCAGGGGCGAGTTATGGGCCGGCAAAGCGCTGGCCGGCTGACCGGTTTGCCGTATTGGGGCGCAAACTGGTGGCAGAGCAGGGATGCAGTGTCTTGGTTCTGGGGAGCAAGGCTGACAGATCGATTTGTGATGAGGTTGCCGTTGGCATTGGTGGAGGCGCCATGAATCTGGCCGGTGAGACAGAACTTACCGAGTTGACGGCGCTATTGGGACTATGTCGGGTCGTCGTGGCCAATGACAGCGGTGGGATGCATCTGGCGGCTGGTCTTGGGGTGGGGGTCGTGGGAATATTTGGAGTTACCGATCCCGCCAAGACGGCACCCGTGGGGAGTCGAAGTCGGGTGCTTTGTGCTGAAGGGGTGAGCCGTTCCCGTGATATTGCCCGTGATTCGCTTGAAGCTCGTACGGCTATGGAAAGCATTGCGGTTGAGACGGTCTATCAGGCGGTGTTGAGCCAGTGGCCAGTGGGCAGTGGCCAGTGGCCAGTGGGCAGTGAGCAGAGGGCAGAGAGTAGTGAGCAGTGGGCAGTGAGCAGTGACACACACAGCAGTGAGCAATGA
- a CDS encoding DUF2304 domain-containing protein, translating to MTLQQISLSVLSLGMMGLGIRMVTQTQKRFFLGLAWITIGIGCALAAYNPSFFQDKNAATTVFRMRIVLGFLSALVLMITLEAVRRFAMEERYALLWVFTGIILLIFAIYPDAVGWLASLTGMQYVSAITMVVFAFLLLVVFDFSLALSELRADQRRICQHAAELELRITELEKKQSGK from the coding sequence GTGACCCTTCAGCAGATTTCTTTAAGCGTTCTCAGTCTCGGCATGATGGGGCTTGGCATTCGCATGGTGACCCAGACGCAGAAACGTTTTTTTCTTGGTCTGGCTTGGATCACCATCGGGATCGGCTGTGCGTTGGCGGCTTACAACCCTTCTTTTTTTCAGGACAAAAATGCAGCCACTACGGTATTTCGCATGCGTATTGTCCTTGGCTTTCTGAGCGCCCTAGTCTTGATGATCACACTGGAGGCAGTGCGACGTTTTGCCATGGAAGAGCGCTACGCTTTACTGTGGGTTTTCACCGGTATCATTTTGTTGATATTCGCCATTTACCCGGATGCTGTCGGCTGGCTGGCCTCCCTGACCGGCATGCAATATGTCAGTGCCATCACCATGGTGGTGTTCGCATTTCTCCTGCTGGTCGTATTCGATTTCTCACTGGCTCTGTCAGAGTTACGCGCTGATCAGCGTCGGATCTGCCAACATGCCGCCGAGCTGGAACTCCGTATTACGGAACTGGAAAAGAAGCAGTCAGGAAAATAA
- a CDS encoding glycosyltransferase family 2 protein: MDDILKKTLVIIPAFNEQAALPSLIAEVRAVAPGTHILIINDCSLDRTAEVAREQGVLVLDLPCNLGVGGAVQAGFRYAHTHGYNYIIRCDGDGQHPPSEIPKLVAAMAEGDVDLVVASRFLENDKDSYKSTTFRYAGIQGLALLLSLICRTRVTDPTSGFQMMNRPLISYFSKSYPLDYPEPESLALLRRQGYRFREVGARFRPRTTGVSSIHSGGAFYYMLKVGLALAVDRARTVNIRYARHNIIKELP; encoded by the coding sequence ATGGACGACATTCTGAAAAAGACACTGGTGATTATTCCGGCTTTTAACGAGCAGGCCGCACTTCCCTCGCTCATCGCCGAAGTCCGGGCTGTAGCCCCCGGCACCCATATTCTGATCATTAATGACTGCTCCCTCGACCGTACGGCTGAAGTCGCACGCGAGCAGGGTGTTCTGGTGCTTGATCTCCCCTGCAATCTCGGAGTGGGTGGCGCTGTTCAAGCCGGTTTCCGCTATGCCCATACCCATGGCTACAACTATATCATCCGCTGTGACGGTGACGGACAACACCCTCCTTCCGAAATCCCCAAATTGGTAGCGGCCATGGCTGAGGGCGATGTGGATCTCGTGGTCGCCTCACGGTTCCTGGAGAACGATAAGGACTCCTATAAGAGCACCACCTTCCGTTATGCTGGCATTCAAGGCTTGGCGCTACTGCTCTCCCTCATCTGCCGTACCCGGGTCACAGATCCGACCTCCGGCTTTCAGATGATGAATCGCCCCCTGATTTCATATTTTTCAAAATCATATCCGCTGGATTATCCCGAGCCCGAATCACTGGCGCTTCTTCGCCGTCAGGGCTATCGTTTCCGCGAAGTCGGCGCACGTTTCAGACCTCGCACGACGGGAGTGTCTTCCATCCATTCAGGGGGAGCGTTTTACTACATGCTCAAAGTCGGACTGGCCCTGGCAGTTGATCGTGCCCGCACCGTCAATATCCGCTACGCCCGACACAATATCATCAAGGAGCTCCCGTGA
- the lpxK gene encoding tetraacyldisaccharide 4'-kinase — protein sequence MKSSQLENLETFLVDLIQRKDTSRIKDWRVLLLLWFLRQASYGFKGIVRLRHFLYDQGIFRHHTLGCQVISIGNVTVGGTGKTPVVEVFARTLQSRGRKVAILSRGYKKKEAPIMTRLVNKLLLRESSTPPRIVSDGNKLLLDSAFGGDEPYMLASNLADVAVLVDKDRVKSGRYAISRLGCDTLILDDGFQYLSLRHHVEIVLVDSRNPFANGFMLPRGLLREDVKNLAKAHYIFITKCDGSDNSALKAEIRKLNTKAEMIECTHRARYLKNVFTTVREELSFLKGLTVGAVSGIAVPGGFERELEHLGARLIQKVQFADHHRYTQQEIIEVINSARNSGAEAIITTEKDAVRFPRLDRYDLPVYFLRVDIELLSGTEDFNACIARICYK from the coding sequence GTGAAATCAAGCCAGTTAGAAAATTTAGAGACATTTTTGGTGGATTTGATCCAGCGGAAGGATACCTCGCGGATCAAAGATTGGCGTGTTCTTCTGCTTCTCTGGTTTCTTCGGCAGGCCTCGTATGGGTTTAAGGGCATTGTGCGCCTGCGTCACTTTCTGTACGACCAGGGTATTTTCAGGCACCACACCCTGGGCTGTCAGGTGATCAGTATCGGGAATGTGACCGTTGGCGGGACGGGGAAAACCCCGGTTGTAGAGGTGTTTGCCCGTACATTGCAGAGTCGGGGGCGTAAGGTGGCTATTCTGAGCCGGGGTTATAAGAAAAAGGAAGCCCCCATCATGACCCGTCTGGTGAACAAGCTTCTACTGCGTGAATCAAGCACGCCTCCGCGCATTGTTTCGGATGGAAACAAACTTCTGTTGGATTCAGCCTTTGGTGGTGATGAGCCTTACATGCTGGCGTCCAATCTTGCGGATGTTGCCGTCTTGGTGGACAAAGACCGTGTTAAAAGCGGTCGATATGCCATCAGTCGATTGGGCTGCGACACGTTGATTCTGGATGATGGGTTTCAGTATCTTTCGTTGCGGCATCATGTGGAAATTGTGCTGGTGGACAGCCGCAATCCCTTTGCCAACGGCTTTATGTTGCCGCGCGGATTGTTGCGTGAGGATGTTAAAAATCTGGCAAAGGCCCATTATATTTTCATTACGAAGTGCGATGGAAGCGATAACAGCGCCTTAAAAGCTGAGATTCGAAAGTTAAACACGAAGGCGGAAATGATCGAATGTACTCATCGCGCACGCTACCTGAAGAACGTTTTCACTACTGTGCGTGAAGAGCTGTCATTCTTGAAAGGACTCACCGTGGGCGCTGTTTCCGGGATTGCCGTACCCGGTGGGTTTGAGCGGGAGCTTGAACATCTCGGGGCCCGTCTGATCCAGAAGGTTCAGTTCGCCGACCATCATCGCTATACTCAGCAGGAGATTATTGAGGTTATCAACAGCGCGCGTAACAGTGGGGCTGAAGCCATTATCACCACCGAGAAAGATGCGGTTCGTTTTCCCCGTCTTGACCGATATGACCTTCCGGTCTATTTTTTGAGGGTGGATATCGAACTTCTGTCCGGAACGGAGGACTTCAATGCCTGTATCGCCCGAATCTGTTACAAATGA
- a CDS encoding glycosyltransferase family 2 protein yields MKISVITPNYNGARFLEECVRSVHSQVGPGIEIEHIVIDGGSRDGSLEILQRYRAGITHLISEPDQGAASAINKGLRLATGEVLCWLNSDDRYCPGALARVAGVMQAHSGKALCFGHCPILNEEGIEIRQSITRFKELFFPFSSRFTIQSINYISQPAMFFRRSAFEAAGPLREELRYAWDYEFILRLWRQGGGVHLPGGPLAAFRWHPGSLSGQGFVMQFQEELDAALADAGRYSVPGLLHRAVRWGIVTIYSRMQKASGQKPVGSGQ; encoded by the coding sequence ATGAAGATTTCAGTCATAACCCCCAATTACAATGGTGCACGTTTCCTGGAGGAATGCGTGCGTTCGGTGCATTCGCAAGTGGGGCCCGGCATTGAGATTGAGCACATCGTGATTGATGGCGGGAGCAGGGATGGATCCCTGGAGATTCTTCAGCGCTACCGGGCCGGGATAACGCATCTGATTTCTGAGCCCGATCAGGGGGCGGCATCAGCCATTAATAAAGGTCTGCGGTTGGCGACCGGGGAAGTGCTCTGCTGGCTTAATTCGGATGACCGCTATTGTCCGGGGGCGTTGGCCCGGGTTGCCGGGGTGATGCAGGCCCATTCAGGGAAGGCGTTATGTTTTGGTCATTGCCCGATTCTGAATGAGGAGGGGATAGAGATCCGGCAGTCCATAACACGGTTTAAAGAACTGTTCTTTCCGTTCTCTTCCCGTTTCACGATTCAAAGCATCAATTACATTTCCCAGCCTGCGATGTTTTTCAGACGCTCGGCCTTTGAGGCAGCGGGGCCGCTGCGTGAGGAATTGCGGTATGCCTGGGACTATGAGTTCATCCTGCGGTTATGGCGGCAGGGGGGAGGCGTGCATCTACCCGGCGGACCTCTGGCAGCGTTCCGGTGGCATCCTGGGTCGCTGAGTGGTCAGGGGTTTGTGATGCAGTTCCAGGAGGAACTGGATGCGGCGTTGGCCGATGCCGGCAGGTATTCAGTTCCAGGCTTGCTTCACCGTGCTGTCAGGTGGGGAATTGTGACAATTTACAGCCGAATGCAGAAGGCCAGTGGGCAGAAGCCAGTGGGCAGTGGGCAGTGA
- a CDS encoding glycosyltransferase family 2 protein: MTCNTKLGVCIPTYKRPDQLRACIQSIIRSGRADNIPIFITDDSTDDTNVEVIRELQADYPCIIHDRNPENLGIDRNILKSVDICTCEYTWLMGEDDRMVPEAIPTVLSILKKADKELPFIYANYSSVDETLTLVLHEQSLPLSQDTRKDAETFFKTEAWSIGFIGACIVNHRLWKTAHRERYIGSYFAHVGMILEFLKGHDLYMIAKPLVLNRCGTARIFTWSHTAFEVMYGWSRMTKALEPIYGADACENASDAMDDAHGTGSMLWYGYLRADRAFSLAAFNKHVRHAHQSRLHKSGAWLIAITPPQIFQSVRWVLTHLRRRTCRSISGY; the protein is encoded by the coding sequence ATGACGTGTAACACCAAACTTGGCGTATGCATTCCAACCTACAAACGGCCAGATCAGTTGCGCGCCTGCATTCAGTCCATTATCCGGTCTGGCCGCGCCGATAACATTCCTATTTTTATCACGGATGACTCCACTGATGACACGAATGTCGAAGTCATCCGGGAACTTCAGGCAGACTATCCCTGCATCATTCATGACCGTAACCCTGAAAACCTGGGGATTGACCGGAATATCCTCAAATCCGTGGACATCTGCACCTGCGAGTATACCTGGCTCATGGGTGAAGATGACCGCATGGTTCCCGAGGCCATTCCCACAGTACTTTCGATCCTGAAGAAGGCAGACAAAGAATTACCGTTCATTTATGCGAACTACTCCTCAGTAGACGAAACACTGACCTTGGTTCTGCATGAGCAATCACTCCCCCTCTCGCAAGACACGCGTAAAGATGCTGAAACGTTTTTTAAAACCGAAGCCTGGTCCATTGGATTTATCGGCGCCTGCATTGTGAATCACCGCTTGTGGAAAACCGCTCATCGCGAGCGTTATATCGGCAGCTATTTCGCACATGTGGGGATGATATTGGAGTTTCTTAAAGGCCATGATCTTTACATGATCGCTAAACCCCTCGTCCTCAACCGTTGCGGCACTGCCCGCATCTTCACATGGAGTCACACGGCCTTTGAAGTCATGTACGGCTGGTCCCGGATGACTAAAGCCCTGGAGCCCATTTACGGGGCGGACGCCTGCGAGAACGCCAGCGACGCCATGGACGATGCCCATGGCACCGGCTCTATGCTCTGGTATGGTTACTTGCGCGCAGACCGCGCTTTCTCTCTGGCAGCCTTCAACAAGCATGTCCGTCACGCCCACCAGAGTCGCCTCCACAAATCCGGTGCCTGGCTGATCGCCATAACCCCGCCGCAGATTTTCCAATCCGTTCGCTGGGTACTCACCCACCTCCGCCGCCGCACCTGCCGAAGTATTTCGGGATATTAA